The Gammaproteobacteria bacterium genome contains the following window.
CGTGCGCGACGGCGTGCTGTACACACCGGACCTCACCTCCGCTTTGGACGGCATTACGCGCCGCACGATTATCACCCTGGCGGGGCAACTGGACATCCCGGTGCGCGAGAAGCGCATCTCGCGCGACGAGGTGTACATCGCCGACGAGGCGTTTTTCACCGGCACCGCCGCCGAAGTGACGCCCATTCGCGAGCTGGACAATCGCGCTATCGGCACCGGCCGGCGCGGCCCCATCACCGAACGCCTGCAGACCATGTTCTTCGATCTCGTCGGCGGCCGCCGCGACGACCATCAGGACTGGCTCACCCCGGTCGCCTGAACTTGAGGAACGCCATGCCCAACCCGCACAGTTCGGACGCGCAGGACAAGTTCACAACGCCCAATGACCGGCGCGCATATACCATCGCGCGCGCCGACCTTCCGCTGCACTGTCCGCTGCCGGGCATGAGCCTGTGGGATTCGCACCCGTTGGTCTACATCCCCATCGAGGACAGCAAGGGCGGACGCATGCGCTGTCCTTATTGCAGCACCGAGTTTGTGCTCTCGAATGAGTGACTATTCCAGCGCGCGGCCGCGCGCTGGGTATCGGTCTCACGTGTTGCAAGCCGTATGGTGACAGGCTTATCCACGCAAGTTGGCTGGCAGTCGCGGGCGCAGGCTCCCGTTGACGTTACGGCCGCAGGCGTCGTTTTTCTCTTCCCCGTGCTGGCCGTAACGGCGCCCCATGGCGCCACCGGCACCTTCGGGGTCCTGTTCGCCTTGGGGCTAGTGTTTGGCTGGCAGGGTTGGAGGCAATTGTATCGCTGGGAAAA
Protein-coding sequences here:
- a CDS encoding zinc-finger domain-containing protein is translated as MPNPHSSDAQDKFTTPNDRRAYTIARADLPLHCPLPGMSLWDSHPLVYIPIEDSKGGRMRCPYCSTEFVLSNE